The Aliidongia dinghuensis nucleotide sequence TATAATCGCCTATATTTACCCTATTTGAATCAACAAGGCTTTAGCATGTCTACTATTTTATTTGAACTTGGCACCGAAGAATTGCCCCCAAAAAATCTAAAAACATTGCGTGATGCACTTAACAACCATGTCACCCAATCGCTAAAAGATGCCAATATTCGCTTTGATACCATTAAAAGCTTTGCCGCCCCGCGTCGCCTTGCCTTACAGATTCA carries:
- a CDS encoding glycine--tRNA ligase subunit beta, translating into MSTILFELGTEELPPKNLKTLRDALNNHVTQSLKDANIRFDTIKSFAAPRRLALQIQGISEKQPDKIEQKRGPAVKAAYDKDGNPTKAAQGFAQGLGIDVKD